AATCCTGTGTGTGGCGCCATTCGGGCCGGTCGCCCAGCCGTTTGGGTAACTTGTCCATATCCCGGACCAGATAACCCGGATTGAAATTGTCATCTTCGATCCACGGCTTGAGCGGTTCGTTGACGCCATCGCGTGGCAGCGCGATTTCAACCTTGTCGACACCCGTTTCCTGCATGTGCTGCAGCAAACGGCACACGAAATCGCCCAGCAGATCGACGCGCAAGGTCCAGGCTGCACGAAAATAGCCGAACACCCAGACGAGATTGGGCACGCCCGCAAACATCATCCCGCGATAGGTGGCGGTGGAGGACCAGTCGACCGCCTTCCCATCGACGACAAATTCGATGCCACCCATGACCAGCAGATTGAACCCGGTGGCCGCCACCACGAGATCCGCCTTGAGATCCGCGCCCGATTCCAGATGAATGCCATCGGCCGTAAAATGATCGATGCGGTCCGTAACGGCCGAGACTTTCCCTTCCTTCATTTTCACGAACATGTCGCCATCGGGAACGAACGCCAGCCGTTGCTGCCAAGGCCGGTATTTCGGGGTGAAGTGCGGTGCGAACTCGAAGTCGTCACCGGCATAAAGTCGCACCAGCGCTTTCAACTCCTCGAACACCACATCGGGTTCCTCGCGCGAGCGGTGATCCAGGGCCTGCAGATTGTGCAGGTAATCGAGCCGGGCACAGCGGTGGATCGTATCTTCGTCCACGCCGATCAGACGCAGGCGGTCCACCAGATCGCTGCGGTTCGGGTAACAGAAGAAATAGGTCGGTGAACGTTGCAGCATGGTAACATGCGCAGCATCGTCGGCCATGGCGGGGATAACCGTTGCCGCTGTCGCACCCGACCCGATCACAACCACCTGCTTGCCCTTGTAATCCACCTTGTCGTGCCATTTTTGCGCGTGGATCAGTTCGCCCTGAAAATTCTCAATACCGGGCCATTGCGGCAGGTAGGGATTATCGTGGTCGTAATAGCCCTGACACATCCACAGGAAGTTGCAGCGGTAGGTCTTGCCCGGTTCGCCGTCCGCACCGGTCGTTTCCACGGTCCACCGGTTATCGCTGCTGGACCACGAACAGCGCCTGATTTTCGTGCTGTAGCGAATGGCCCTGTCCAGCCCGTTTTCATGAATGACATCATCCAGATACTTGCGAATTTCTTGTGCGGTGGCGATGGGCGGCCCGACCCAGGGCTTGAAGCGATACCCGAACGTGTAGAGATCGGAATCCGACCGAACCCCCGGATACTTGTGTGTCCGCCAGGTTCCGCCGAACTGCGATTGCGCTTCCAGGACAACAAAGCTCTTGCCCGGACATTGCGTCTTCAGGTGATACGCGCTGCCGATGCCGGAAATTCCCGCCCCGATGATCAGGACGTCGAATTCCTCATACGCACCCGTGTTATCCTGCCTTTGTTGCTCCAGGACTTCGCTCACTTCCGACTCCTCTGCCGTCCTTATAGTGTTCCGGTGCGGAAAAAGGATTTCTGCACCAGCTTGCGCCAATCTGCCGACCCGCAAGCCGTATCTCCACATCTTACCCCGCCAAGAATCTGCCTCTTCCGGCCAGCAGCACCGCGCGAGCGAGCGCGGGTTCCGCCCGGTGCCAACCGCAATCCATATTTTGACAATACTGGTAGAACACCGTAATTAATCGGGAAACGGGAACGGCTATGCCGCGCGCTGCGCCAGGACAACAAAGGCGTGGGACGCGCGCCCGTCACGAGAGGATCAACCGCATGAAGGCCATTGTATGAAGCCCATAAGTCTGGATTGCCTGACACTGCCCGATGCAACTCCGGTCGAGCTGATCGAATATGCGGCGCGAACGGGATATGGTTCGATCAGCCTCTGGGTCCAGCCACCGGCGCTGTTCCCGCCAATGCTCGCCACCCCTGCCATGGCGCGCGATATTGCCAGTGCGCTTGCGGCCAATGGTATTGCGCTCGGCAATCTTGAAGTCTTCAATATCAACAGCGACCACCCCGTCAGCGCGTTCGAGGATACGCTGGCATTCGGTGCTGCGCTCGGCGCGCAATCGGCCACGGCTATCAATTTCGGCCCGCACAGATCAGACATTGCAGAGCGGCTTGCCGCTTTTCACAAACTCTGCGCGCGGCTCGGCATGGCGACCTATGTCGAGCCCATTTCGATGGGCGCGACACGGACACTGGCCGATGGTGTGGCGCTGATCGACGCCGCCGGGGTCGATGCCCGGTTGGTGCTGGATTGCCTCCATCTGATCCGCACCGGCGGTTCACCGGAAAGCATCGCGGCGATTGCCCCTGCCACTATCGGATATGTGCAGCTTTGCGACGGGCTGCTTGCCATTGCCGAGGATGAAATCGGCGTCGAAGCAACCGCCAATCGCCTCTATCCCTGCGAAGGCGAATTCCCGCTGGCCGAAATTCTGCGGGCGGTGCCAGCCGACGTACAACTGGGCGTGGAAGTGCCCAGTCTGGACCGGCAGGAACAGGGGCAACCGCCCCTGCAACGGGCAAAGGAAGCCATGGCTGCCACGCGGGACCTTCTCAAACGCGTGGAATCTGGGCTGTGACCGGGTTCCAGATCAACGGACACGTCGGTGTCGTCACGGGCGGATGCAGCGGGATCGGCCGCGCCATCGCCGAAACATTGATCGGGGAAGGCGCGCAAGTCGTGGTCTTCGACCTTTCCCCTGACGATGCCCCCACGGGGACAGCACTGGCGCTGAACGTGGATGTTTCCGACGAACAGGCCGTGGCCAGGGCTTTCGCCACGATCGAAGACCGGTTTGGGGACCTCGATTTTGCCGTGAACAATGCCGGAATCGATATCGAGACCGAACCATCGGAAGAATGGCTGGCCGGCCCGCTGGACCGGACGATCGATGTCGATCTCAAGGGTGTCTATCACTGCATGCGGCACGCGATTGCCCTGATGCGCCCCCGGAAAAGCGGCGCGATCGTCAATATCGGATCGGTGGCCGCGCTGGTCGGCACGGCGACCCGGCCGGTCTATGCCGCCAGCAAACACGCCGTGACCGGATTGACCCGCACAGCGGCGATCCAGTTCGGCGAAGACAACATCCGCACCAATATCGTCTGTCCGGGCGGCACCCGTACCGATCTTCTGGAAAAGGTCATGACCGACAATCCGGTGCTGCGCGATCACATTGTCGCCAGTTGCCCGATGCGGCGGCTGGCCGAACCGTCGGAAATCGCCGACGCCGTATTGTGGCTGGTGTCGCCGCGATCATCCTTCGTCAATGGCGCGGTGATCTCTGTCGACGGGGGTATACGGCAGGCTGACCGGCCTGCCGTGCGCCATCTCAGCGCCACACCGCTTCGGGCGGCAGGCTCATCAAAATGGCATCAATGTTCCCGCCCGTCTTGAGCCCGAACAGGGTGCCACGATCATAAACCAGATTGAATTCCGCATAGCGGCCGCGCCATTCCAGCTGGCGCTGCTTATCTTCAGCGGTGAACGCATGGCCCATGCGCCGACGCACGAGCTGCGGGAAAATGGTCAGGAAGGCGGAACCGACATCGCGCGTGAAGGCAAAATGGCGTTCCCACGCGGCGTGATCGGCGCATTCGAGATGATCGTAGAATATCCCGCCTACGCCGCGATGCACATTACGATGGGGAATGAAAAAATAGTCGTCGGCCCATTGTTTGTAGCGCGGATAGTATTCGGGATCATGGG
This genomic window from Caenibius tardaugens NBRC 16725 contains:
- a CDS encoding SDR family NAD(P)-dependent oxidoreductase, which gives rise to MTGFQINGHVGVVTGGCSGIGRAIAETLIGEGAQVVVFDLSPDDAPTGTALALNVDVSDEQAVARAFATIEDRFGDLDFAVNNAGIDIETEPSEEWLAGPLDRTIDVDLKGVYHCMRHAIALMRPRKSGAIVNIGSVAALVGTATRPVYAASKHAVTGLTRTAAIQFGEDNIRTNIVCPGGTRTDLLEKVMTDNPVLRDHIVASCPMRRLAEPSEIADAVLWLVSPRSSFVNGAVISVDGGIRQADRPAVRHLSATPLRAAGSSKWHQCSRPS
- a CDS encoding sugar phosphate isomerase/epimerase family protein, which encodes MKPISLDCLTLPDATPVELIEYAARTGYGSISLWVQPPALFPPMLATPAMARDIASALAANGIALGNLEVFNINSDHPVSAFEDTLAFGAALGAQSATAINFGPHRSDIAERLAAFHKLCARLGMATYVEPISMGATRTLADGVALIDAAGVDARLVLDCLHLIRTGGSPESIAAIAPATIGYVQLCDGLLAIAEDEIGVEATANRLYPCEGEFPLAEILRAVPADVQLGVEVPSLDRQEQGQPPLQRAKEAMAATRDLLKRVESGL
- a CDS encoding flavin-containing monooxygenase; translated protein: MSEVLEQQRQDNTGAYEEFDVLIIGAGISGIGSAYHLKTQCPGKSFVVLEAQSQFGGTWRTHKYPGVRSDSDLYTFGYRFKPWVGPPIATAQEIRKYLDDVIHENGLDRAIRYSTKIRRCSWSSSDNRWTVETTGADGEPGKTYRCNFLWMCQGYYDHDNPYLPQWPGIENFQGELIHAQKWHDKVDYKGKQVVVIGSGATAATVIPAMADDAAHVTMLQRSPTYFFCYPNRSDLVDRLRLIGVDEDTIHRCARLDYLHNLQALDHRSREEPDVVFEELKALVRLYAGDDFEFAPHFTPKYRPWQQRLAFVPDGDMFVKMKEGKVSAVTDRIDHFTADGIHLESGADLKADLVVAATGFNLLVMGGIEFVVDGKAVDWSSTATYRGMMFAGVPNLVWVFGYFRAAWTLRVDLLGDFVCRLLQHMQETGVDKVEIALPRDGVNEPLKPWIEDDNFNPGYLVRDMDKLPKRLGDRPEWRHTQDYWREAEEIPAIDLEGPEFAYT